In Massilia forsythiae, one DNA window encodes the following:
- a CDS encoding NAD(P)-dependent oxidoreductase: MNIALIGATGFVGAAVLAELLGRGHRVTAIVRNVGKLAPAPGLTALACDVYDSERVAAAVRGHDAVISAFNPGWDEPDLYALFLRGSAAIERGVEAAGVRRLLVVGGAGSLFVAPGVQLVDTPQFTDHVPAKVVPGARAARDALTALRANTALDWAFLSPPAMLAPGARSGRYRTGGDDLLMDGTRPAGISVADLALAAVDEIEQPRHVRARFTVAA, translated from the coding sequence ATGAACATCGCCCTCATCGGCGCCACCGGTTTCGTCGGCGCCGCCGTCCTGGCCGAGCTGCTCGGCCGCGGCCACCGGGTCACCGCCATCGTGCGCAACGTCGGCAAGCTGGCGCCCGCGCCGGGGCTGACGGCGCTGGCCTGCGACGTCTACGACAGCGAGCGCGTCGCCGCCGCCGTGCGCGGCCACGACGCGGTCATCTCGGCCTTCAACCCCGGCTGGGACGAGCCGGACCTGTACGCCCTGTTCCTGCGCGGCAGCGCCGCCATCGAGCGCGGCGTCGAGGCGGCCGGCGTGCGCCGCCTGCTGGTGGTCGGCGGCGCCGGCAGCCTGTTCGTGGCGCCGGGCGTGCAACTGGTCGACACGCCGCAGTTCACCGACCACGTGCCGGCCAAGGTGGTGCCGGGCGCGCGCGCCGCGCGCGATGCCCTCACGGCGCTGCGCGCCAACACTGCGCTCGACTGGGCCTTCCTCAGCCCGCCGGCGATGCTGGCGCCGGGCGCGCGCAGCGGCCGCTACCGCACGGGCGGCGACGACCTGCTGATGGATGGCACGCGGCCGGCCGGCATCTCGGTGGCCGACCTGGCGCTGGCGGCGGTCGACGAGATCGAGCAGCCGCGCCACGTGCGTGCGCGCTTCACGGTCGCGGCCTGA
- a CDS encoding glycosyl hydrolase 115 family protein — protein MPRRLLFPGPLLAGWLFLVLLAASLLAGAAARAAAASPAAALPAGYATSWIRATGAAADFPLATGAGAAALLSDPADAAVVGHALRDLAADVERVSGRRPDLRAWHVAPASGVATPGPVVLVGTLGKSALADALAAGGKIDLSGLRGTWESFVIATVERPLPGVERALAIVGSDPRGTAFGVYELAQAIGVSPWHWWADVAPPRRDALYVAAGLRRFGPPSVKYRGVFLNDEDWGLQPWAARTFEPEHGGIGPRTHARLFELLLRLKANTLWPAMHPGTPAFNADPENARLADEWGIVMGSSHAEPMLRNNVGEWTAPAAAYDYQANRDGVRAYWEQRVAANGRYENLYTVGMRGIHDSAMQGPKDTAQRAALLERIFDDQRALLAKHVDPQVARVPQLFVPYKEVLAQYRQGLRVPDDVTVMWTDDNFGYVRNFTAPAERGRAGGFGVYYHLSYLGAPLSYLWLATTPPALVWEELRRSYDAGADRVWIVNVGDLKPAEIGTEFFLQLAWDIDRWRADNLGDYLRHWAAREFGAAQADAIAAIMADWYRLNFRRRPEHLQWWLPKQTPRAAAWDAGEADARLLAFARLRERVEALQPAIPAANRDAWFELVAYPVQAAALANQRFIEGERFMRGERDSQAAALAADLRLQRLTAYWDGDLAGGKWRHFMREEPADGQWPSFRLRPWRLPAYADTPPAAPAAAQSAAARPAPAQLAAPMSIEAERFDQRRAAGAAAWQAVTGLGTSGEGGVTLVAAPPRYPASATGTAFAPGAAAASGAPADVATPQQVARDAARLDYRVTLARAGKVTLRVQLLPTHPSTGALRFALALDDGTPRVVELPNRDGDAVWAQGVLDNRRLVPVDLGVTSAGAHTLRLYGIDAGVVVDRMLVDVVEDGTVSQ, from the coding sequence ATGCCGCGCCGATTGCTGTTCCCTGGTCCGCTGCTCGCGGGTTGGCTGTTCCTGGTGTTGCTGGCTGCATCGCTGCTCGCCGGCGCCGCGGCGCGGGCCGCCGCCGCATCGCCCGCCGCCGCGCTGCCCGCCGGCTACGCCACGTCTTGGATACGCGCCACCGGCGCCGCCGCCGACTTCCCGCTGGCGACCGGCGCCGGCGCGGCCGCGCTGCTGTCCGACCCGGCCGATGCCGCCGTGGTCGGGCACGCGCTGCGCGACCTGGCCGCCGACGTCGAGCGGGTGAGCGGACGCCGCCCGGACCTGCGCGCGTGGCATGTGGCGCCGGCGTCCGGCGTAGCGACGCCCGGTCCCGTGGTGCTGGTCGGCACGCTGGGCAAGAGCGCGCTGGCCGATGCGCTCGCGGCCGGCGGCAAGATCGACCTGTCCGGCCTGCGCGGCACATGGGAAAGCTTCGTCATTGCCACCGTGGAGCGGCCGCTGCCCGGCGTCGAGCGCGCGCTGGCGATCGTCGGCAGCGACCCGCGCGGCACCGCCTTCGGCGTCTACGAGCTGGCGCAGGCGATCGGCGTCTCGCCCTGGCACTGGTGGGCCGACGTGGCGCCGCCGCGGCGCGACGCGCTGTACGTGGCCGCCGGCCTGCGCCGCTTCGGCCCGCCGTCGGTCAAGTACCGCGGCGTGTTCCTCAACGACGAGGATTGGGGCCTGCAGCCGTGGGCCGCGCGCACCTTCGAGCCGGAGCACGGCGGCATCGGCCCCAGGACCCATGCGCGCCTGTTCGAGCTGCTGCTGCGCCTGAAGGCGAACACGCTGTGGCCGGCCATGCACCCCGGCACCCCGGCCTTCAACGCCGACCCGGAAAACGCGCGCCTGGCCGATGAATGGGGCATCGTCATGGGCTCCTCGCACGCCGAGCCGATGTTGCGCAACAACGTGGGCGAGTGGACCGCGCCGGCCGCCGCCTACGACTACCAGGCCAACCGGGACGGCGTGCGTGCCTATTGGGAACAGCGCGTCGCCGCCAACGGCCGCTACGAGAATCTATACACGGTCGGCATGCGCGGCATCCACGATTCGGCCATGCAGGGACCGAAGGACACGGCGCAGCGGGCGGCGCTGCTCGAGCGCATCTTCGACGACCAGCGCGCGCTGCTGGCGAAACACGTCGACCCGCAGGTGGCGCGGGTGCCGCAACTGTTCGTGCCGTACAAGGAAGTGCTGGCCCAGTACCGCCAGGGCTTGCGGGTGCCGGACGACGTCACCGTCATGTGGACCGACGATAACTTCGGCTACGTGCGCAACTTCACCGCGCCGGCCGAGCGCGGGCGCGCCGGCGGCTTCGGCGTCTACTATCATCTGTCCTACCTGGGCGCGCCGCTGTCCTACCTGTGGCTGGCGACGACGCCGCCGGCGCTGGTGTGGGAAGAACTACGCCGCTCATACGATGCCGGCGCCGACCGCGTCTGGATCGTCAACGTCGGCGACCTCAAGCCGGCCGAGATCGGCACCGAATTCTTCCTGCAGCTGGCCTGGGACATCGACCGCTGGCGCGCCGACAACCTGGGCGACTACCTGCGCCATTGGGCCGCGCGCGAGTTCGGCGCGGCGCAGGCGGACGCCATCGCGGCCATCATGGCGGACTGGTACCGCCTGAATTTCCGGCGCCGGCCGGAGCACCTGCAATGGTGGCTGCCGAAGCAAACGCCGCGCGCCGCCGCCTGGGATGCGGGCGAGGCCGACGCGCGCCTGCTGGCCTTCGCGCGCCTGCGCGAGCGGGTCGAGGCGCTGCAGCCGGCGATCCCCGCCGCCAACCGCGATGCCTGGTTCGAGCTGGTGGCCTACCCGGTGCAGGCGGCGGCGCTGGCCAACCAGCGCTTCATCGAGGGCGAGCGCTTCATGCGTGGCGAGCGCGATAGCCAGGCCGCGGCGCTGGCCGCCGACCTGCGCCTGCAGCGCCTGACGGCGTATTGGGACGGCGACCTGGCCGGCGGCAAGTGGCGCCACTTCATGCGCGAGGAGCCGGCCGACGGGCAGTGGCCGTCGTTCCGCTTGCGGCCGTGGCGCCTGCCGGCGTATGCGGATACGCCTCCGGCCGCGCCGGCAGCGGCGCAATCGGCAGCAGCGCGACCGGCACCAGCGCAATTGGCAGCGCCGATGTCGATCGAGGCCGAGCGTTTCGATCAGCGGCGCGCGGCGGGCGCCGCCGCCTGGCAGGCGGTGACGGGCCTGGGGACGAGCGGCGAGGGCGGCGTGACGCTGGTAGCCGCGCCGCCGCGCTATCCTGCATCGGCAACCGGCACCGCCTTCGCGCCCGGCGCCGCCGCCGCATCGGGCGCGCCGGCGGATGTCGCCACGCCGCAGCAGGTCGCCCGCGATGCCGCGCGCCTCGACTACCGTGTCACCCTGGCGCGCGCCGGCAAGGTGACGCTGCGGGTCCAGCTGCTGCCGACCCATCCGAGCACGGGCGCGCTGCGTTTCGCGCTGGCGCTGGACGATGGCACGCCGAGGGTGGTGGAACTACCGAACCGGGATGGCGACGCCGTGTGGGCCCAGGGCGTGCTCGACAACAGGCGCCTGGTGCCGGTGGACCTCGGCGTGACGAGTGCCGGCGCCCACACGCTGCGCCTGTACGGTATCGATGCGGGCGTGGTAGTGGACCGGATGCTGGTGGATGTGGTGGAAGACGGCACGGTGAGCCAATGA
- a CDS encoding NADP-dependent oxidoreductase, with protein MTATTYTNRQWIYARQPTGRVGADHYTLRETPIDDRLAEGEVLLGARYLSVDPYMRVQQHTRRTYDAPHPLGIVQQGGAVSQVLASSSAALRPGDWVLGYNGWQTHDKCHASQLHKLDPAAAPVTSALGVLGMPGRTAWFGLMEAGRPRPGDTLVVSGAAGAVGSLVAQFGKRAGCRVIGIAGGPAKCAWLTGRLGLDGAVDYKAFASTEALAAEVARQSGGVDIYFDNVGGAVSDAVIPLIKLRARIVVCGTISQYEGGIDAPELAPRVLQHLLFQRATAQGILARDFVHRMDELRTVVAPWVRSGEVFLDETVVEGFERLPHALNMLFEGANTGKLLVKVA; from the coding sequence ATGACCGCCACCACCTACACCAACCGCCAATGGATCTACGCCAGGCAGCCCACGGGCCGCGTCGGCGCCGACCATTACACCTTGCGCGAGACGCCGATCGACGACCGTCTGGCCGAGGGCGAAGTCCTGCTGGGGGCGCGCTACCTCAGCGTCGACCCCTACATGCGCGTGCAGCAGCACACCCGCCGCACCTACGACGCGCCGCACCCGCTCGGCATCGTCCAGCAGGGCGGCGCGGTGTCGCAGGTGCTGGCTTCCAGCAGCGCGGCGCTGCGGCCCGGCGACTGGGTGCTCGGCTACAACGGCTGGCAGACCCACGACAAATGCCACGCGTCCCAGCTGCACAAGCTCGATCCGGCGGCGGCGCCGGTGACCAGCGCGCTCGGCGTGCTCGGCATGCCGGGCCGCACCGCCTGGTTCGGGCTGATGGAAGCCGGCCGGCCCCGTCCCGGCGACACGCTGGTGGTGTCGGGCGCGGCCGGCGCGGTCGGATCGCTGGTGGCGCAGTTCGGCAAGCGCGCCGGCTGCCGCGTGATCGGCATCGCCGGCGGCCCGGCCAAGTGCGCCTGGCTGACCGGACGGCTGGGCCTGGACGGCGCGGTCGACTACAAGGCATTCGCGAGTACCGAGGCGCTGGCGGCCGAGGTGGCGCGCCAGAGCGGTGGCGTCGACATCTATTTCGACAACGTCGGCGGCGCCGTCAGCGATGCCGTCATCCCGCTGATCAAGCTGCGCGCGCGCATCGTCGTGTGCGGCACCATCAGCCAGTACGAAGGCGGCATCGATGCGCCCGAACTGGCGCCGCGCGTGCTGCAGCACCTGCTGTTCCAGCGCGCCACCGCGCAGGGCATCCTGGCGCGCGACTTCGTGCACCGCATGGACGAACTGCGTACGGTGGTCGCGCCCTGGGTGCGTTCCGGCGAGGTGTTCCTCGACGAGACCGTGGTGGAAGGTTTCGAGCGCCTGCCGCACGCCTTGAACATGCTGTTCGAGGGCGCCAATACCGGTAAATTGCTGGTGAAGGTGGCGTAG
- a CDS encoding LysR family transcriptional regulator produces the protein MLDDLKAMAVFAETVDAGSMSAAARRLQMTPSAVSQAIRALESRGGVTLLHRSTRKLALTEAGERYYPHCRRLLDAGQAAADSLQLARDAPSGELRVAAPVGFAGHIAPALAPLLADAPLLRLRLLVDDAMIDLIEARIDIAVRAGRLADSGWTARRLCELRTVLCAAPDYLARHGTPLAPEELPAHQWLALGRAPQAGARTGPAAAPDAVAAPAASSRAVTMALDLTAPDGAVHGVALQARIASNSQVALQQMCEHGLGIAHLAEADAAPALQRGALVRVLPAWRLAALPVAALTARRDGEAAKVRAALDHLKRYFATLPGAAA, from the coding sequence ATGTTGGACGACCTGAAAGCGATGGCGGTATTCGCCGAAACCGTCGACGCCGGCTCGATGAGCGCCGCCGCGCGCCGCCTGCAGATGACGCCCTCGGCGGTCAGCCAGGCCATCCGCGCGCTGGAGTCGCGCGGCGGCGTCACGCTGCTGCACCGCTCGACGCGCAAGCTGGCGCTGACCGAGGCCGGCGAGCGCTACTACCCGCACTGCCGGCGCCTGCTCGATGCCGGCCAGGCCGCGGCCGATTCGCTACAGCTGGCGCGCGACGCCCCCAGCGGCGAACTGCGGGTGGCCGCCCCGGTCGGCTTCGCCGGCCACATCGCGCCGGCGCTGGCGCCGCTGCTGGCCGACGCGCCGCTGCTGCGCCTGCGGCTGCTGGTCGACGACGCCATGATCGACCTGATCGAGGCGCGCATCGACATCGCGGTGCGCGCCGGGCGCCTGGCCGATTCCGGCTGGACCGCACGCCGCCTGTGCGAGCTGCGCACCGTGCTGTGCGCGGCGCCGGACTACCTGGCGCGCCACGGCACGCCGCTGGCCCCGGAAGAACTGCCGGCGCACCAGTGGCTGGCGCTGGGACGCGCGCCGCAGGCGGGCGCGCGCACCGGCCCGGCGGCCGCGCCGGATGCCGTGGCGGCGCCGGCCGCGTCGTCGCGCGCGGTAACGATGGCGCTCGACCTGACCGCGCCCGACGGCGCCGTACACGGCGTGGCGCTGCAGGCGCGCATCGCCAGCAACAGCCAGGTCGCGCTGCAGCAGATGTGCGAGCACGGCCTGGGCATCGCCCACCTGGCCGAAGCCGACGCCGCCCCGGCCCTGCAGCGCGGCGCGCTGGTGCGGGTGCTGCCGGCGTGGCGCCTGGCGGCGCTGCCGGTGGCGGCACTGACGGCGCGGCGCGACGGCGAAGCGGCCAAGGTGCGCGCCGCGCTCGACCACCTGAAACGCTATTTCGCGACCCTGCCCGGCGCCGCCGCTTGA
- a CDS encoding LysR family transcriptional regulator: MPDLETLRHFLAIATHGSLAAASAQLHLTPGALSKSLKRLEEQLQVTLFDRDGRALRLNLNGERLRPRAAALLAQARQVQFDFAGEKHAFACRIAAPALLHVHWAETLATRVAQSYPKATVGIEQMSEAQALRALVNGDADVALVTGGVLEGLDARLASRALGDTEFRVAIGAAHPLHAARFPGGAAIEDVVAHDFAALLTPPFAQLETGVSSDGWHDERFPRTIRYRSDDLALLCKLVRTGQALAYLPDRLIRDLGLDILPIGGCPYFCRQSVALVVDRAHAPGWIGHVADGAPWPPLEDARA, from the coding sequence ATGCCCGACCTCGAAACCCTGCGCCATTTCCTCGCCATCGCCACCCACGGCAGCCTGGCGGCGGCCTCAGCACAGCTGCACCTGACGCCCGGCGCGCTGTCGAAATCGCTCAAGCGCCTGGAAGAGCAGTTGCAGGTGACGCTGTTCGACCGCGACGGCCGCGCGTTGCGGCTGAACCTGAATGGCGAGCGCCTGCGCCCGCGCGCCGCGGCCCTACTGGCCCAGGCCCGCCAGGTGCAGTTCGACTTCGCCGGCGAAAAGCACGCCTTCGCCTGCCGCATCGCGGCGCCCGCGCTGCTGCACGTGCACTGGGCGGAAACGCTGGCGACGCGGGTGGCGCAGTCCTATCCGAAAGCCACGGTCGGCATCGAGCAGATGAGCGAGGCGCAGGCGCTGCGCGCGCTGGTCAACGGCGACGCGGACGTGGCGCTGGTCACCGGCGGCGTGCTGGAAGGGCTGGACGCGCGCCTGGCCAGCCGCGCATTGGGCGACACCGAGTTCCGCGTCGCCATCGGCGCCGCCCATCCCCTGCATGCGGCGCGCTTTCCCGGCGGCGCCGCGATCGAGGACGTTGTCGCGCACGACTTCGCGGCCTTGCTGACGCCGCCCTTCGCGCAGCTGGAAACGGGCGTGTCGAGCGACGGCTGGCACGACGAGCGTTTCCCGCGCACGATCCGCTACCGCAGCGACGACCTGGCGCTGCTGTGCAAGCTGGTGCGCACCGGGCAGGCGCTGGCCTACCTGCCGGACCGCCTGATCCGCGACCTGGGCCTGGACATCCTCCCGATCGGCGGCTGCCCGTATTTCTGCCGCCAGAGCGTGGCGCTGGTGGTTGACCGCGCGCACGCGCCGGGCTGGATCGGGCACGTGGCCGACGGCGCGCCATGGCCGCCGCTGGAGGACGCACGGGCCTGA
- a CDS encoding DUF1624 domain-containing protein, translating to MERLDKLAVHAGVAGKRIASIDVARGLVMLLMTLDHVRETFFLQHQVSDPMDLAATGPALFFSRLAAHFCAPMFVFLTGLSAWLYAHPAAGPRDATGFLVKRGLLLIALEIVAVNFAWTGTLLPSVVYLQVIWAIGLAMLALALLHRLPLPLLALLGAVIVGGHNALSGLSFAPGSPAQLAWTVLEQRGFLLDGALRIKVSYPVLAWIGVILLGYAAGPLYAASTAPALRRRRLLAIGAACLALLLVLRGFNLYGEAAPWTAQADALHTAMGFLNFTKYPPSLDFLLLTLGCGLPLLAWLERIDAAPARVLAAFGGAPLFYYLLHLYALLALQKLAAGAAGVARADVAHIWQVWTIAALLPLALYWPTRWFGHYKRSSGKGWVKYF from the coding sequence ATGGAACGACTGGACAAGCTCGCCGTGCATGCGGGCGTCGCCGGCAAGCGCATCGCCTCGATCGACGTCGCGCGCGGCCTGGTGATGCTCCTGATGACGCTCGACCACGTGCGCGAGACCTTCTTCCTGCAGCACCAGGTGAGCGATCCGATGGACCTCGCCGCCACCGGCCCGGCGCTGTTCTTCTCGCGCCTGGCCGCGCACTTCTGCGCGCCGATGTTCGTGTTCCTGACCGGGCTGTCGGCCTGGCTGTACGCGCACCCGGCCGCCGGGCCGCGCGACGCCACCGGCTTCCTGGTCAAGCGCGGCCTGCTGCTGATTGCGCTGGAGATCGTGGCGGTCAACTTCGCCTGGACCGGCACCTTGCTGCCGTCCGTGGTCTACCTGCAGGTGATCTGGGCGATCGGCCTGGCGATGCTGGCGCTGGCCCTGCTGCACCGGCTGCCGCTGCCGCTGCTGGCGCTGCTGGGCGCCGTCATCGTCGGCGGCCACAACGCGCTGTCCGGACTGTCGTTCGCGCCCGGCAGCCCGGCGCAACTCGCCTGGACCGTGCTGGAGCAGCGCGGCTTCCTGCTGGACGGCGCGCTGCGCATCAAGGTCAGCTACCCGGTGCTGGCCTGGATCGGCGTGATCCTGCTCGGCTACGCCGCCGGCCCGCTGTATGCGGCGTCCACCGCGCCGGCGCTGCGGCGGCGCCGGCTGCTCGCCATCGGCGCCGCCTGCCTGGCGCTGCTGCTGGTGCTGCGCGGCTTCAACCTGTACGGCGAAGCCGCGCCGTGGACCGCGCAGGCCGATGCGCTGCATACGGCGATGGGCTTCCTGAACTTCACCAAGTACCCGCCCTCCCTCGACTTCCTGCTGCTGACGCTGGGCTGCGGCCTGCCGCTGCTGGCCTGGCTGGAACGGATCGACGCCGCGCCGGCGCGCGTGCTGGCCGCGTTCGGCGGCGCGCCGCTGTTCTACTACCTGCTGCACCTGTACGCGCTCTTGGCACTGCAAAAGCTGGCGGCCGGCGCCGCCGGCGTGGCGCGCGCCGACGTCGCCCACATCTGGCAGGTGTGGACGATCGCGGCCCTGCTGCCGCTGGCGCTGTACTGGCCGACGCGCTGGTTCGGGCACTACAAGCGCAGCAGCGGCAAGGGGTGGGTGAAATATTTCTGA
- the zwf gene encoding glucose-6-phosphate dehydrogenase, with the protein MTQPTQPTPQDSDLPLDMIIFGGVGDLAMRKLLPALYMAYLHGNLPSATRILSTGRQDYDRQAYLDHVETNSRGFIAEANFNAKTWDGFLQLLEYVKLDVQAAPAFDALAQASRDGAQRVFYLSTAPSLFTTICEKLAAAGLVDARARVVLEKPLGQDLASAVEINEAVGAHFAESQIYRIDHYLGKETVQNLMVLRFGNSILEPLWRAPNISSVQITVAEEVGVGSRAGFYDGTGAMRDMVQNHLLQLLCIVAMEPPTSLAPDAVRDEKLKVLHSLRRMGLADIARDTVRGQYKHGASGNQEVPGYLEEKNVPAGSKTETFVALRAYVDTWRWSKVPFYLRTGKRMTRQSSKIVIEFANPPFPLFPGSQEGVANRLVIELQPEEAIKLQIMAKQPGSGMEMQQVALNLDLQSAFQQRRAEAYERLLIDVVRGRLTHFMRRDELEAAWAWADPIIEGWKTLDEKPHGYAAGSWGPAESFALLARDGFSWVE; encoded by the coding sequence ATGACCCAACCGACCCAGCCGACCCCGCAAGACAGCGACCTCCCCCTCGACATGATCATCTTCGGCGGCGTCGGCGACTTGGCGATGCGCAAGCTGCTGCCGGCGCTGTACATGGCCTACCTGCACGGCAACCTGCCGAGCGCGACGCGCATCCTCTCCACCGGCCGCCAGGACTACGACCGCCAGGCCTACCTGGACCACGTCGAGACCAATTCGCGCGGCTTCATCGCCGAGGCCAACTTCAACGCCAAGACCTGGGACGGCTTCCTGCAGCTGCTCGAGTACGTCAAGCTCGACGTCCAGGCCGCCCCCGCCTTCGACGCGCTGGCGCAGGCCTCGCGCGACGGGGCCCAGCGCGTGTTCTACCTGTCGACCGCGCCTTCGCTGTTCACCACCATCTGCGAAAAGCTGGCCGCCGCCGGCCTGGTCGACGCGCGCGCGCGCGTGGTGCTGGAAAAGCCGCTCGGCCAGGACCTGGCCTCGGCGGTGGAGATCAACGAGGCGGTCGGCGCCCACTTCGCCGAATCGCAGATCTACCGCATCGACCATTACCTGGGCAAGGAAACCGTGCAGAACCTGATGGTGCTGCGCTTCGGGAACTCGATCCTGGAACCGCTGTGGCGCGCGCCGAACATCTCCAGCGTGCAGATCACGGTGGCCGAGGAAGTCGGCGTCGGCAGCCGCGCCGGCTTCTACGACGGCACCGGCGCCATGCGCGACATGGTGCAGAACCACCTGCTGCAGCTGCTGTGCATCGTCGCCATGGAGCCGCCCACCTCGCTGGCGCCGGACGCGGTGCGCGACGAGAAGCTGAAGGTGCTGCATTCGCTGCGCCGCATGGGCCTGGCCGACATCGCGCGCGACACCGTGCGAGGCCAGTACAAGCACGGCGCCAGCGGCAACCAGGAAGTGCCGGGCTACCTCGAAGAGAAGAACGTCCCGGCCGGCAGCAAGACCGAGACCTTCGTCGCGCTGCGCGCCTACGTCGACACCTGGCGCTGGTCCAAGGTGCCGTTCTACCTGCGCACCGGCAAGCGCATGACGCGCCAGTCGTCGAAGATCGTGATCGAGTTCGCGAATCCGCCGTTCCCGCTGTTCCCGGGCAGCCAGGAAGGCGTGGCCAACCGCTTGGTGATCGAGCTGCAGCCGGAAGAAGCGATCAAGCTGCAGATCATGGCCAAGCAGCCCGGCAGCGGCATGGAGATGCAGCAGGTGGCGCTGAACCTCGACCTGCAGTCGGCCTTCCAGCAGCGCCGCGCGGAAGCCTACGAGCGCCTCCTGATCGACGTGGTGCGCGGCCGCCTGACCCACTTCATGCGCCGCGACGAACTGGAAGCGGCGTGGGCCTGGGCCGATCCGATCATCGAGGGCTGGAAGACGCTGGACGAGAAGCCGCACGGCTACGCGGCCGGCTCGTGGGGGCCGGCGGAATCGTTCGCGCTGCTGGCGCGGGATGGGTTCAGCTGGGTCGAGTGA
- a CDS encoding IS3 family transposase (programmed frameshift), with product MSEGKKRRVHSAEFKGKLGLEAVRGVKTINEIAQEHDVHPQLVTQWKKEILENAGALFDVKRGPKPVDESSPEDKLYSEIGKLKMQVDWLKKKLGGMSPAERARWIAREDAMPLTMQCELAGVPRSTVYRRLEAVTRQACMNEEDDRLRALIDEEYTGRPFYGSRRMAVFLRGRGHQVNRKRVQRLMREMGLAGMAPGPATSKPHPQHKVYPYLLRGVAVTRPNQVWSTDLTYIRLARGFAYLVAIIDWYSRRVLAWRISNSMDASFCVDCLEDALRHHGRPDVFNSDQGAQFTSDAFTGVLKREGVAISMDGRGRALDNIFVERLWRNVKYEDVYLKGYANMPELTVGLAQYFVFYNAERPHQALRYETPDHVYRAGVGGGALIVDRFGDAGLEQEKIGSTGQRRAAAEVETDTA from the exons ATGAGTGAAGGTAAAAAACGCAGGGTGCACAGTGCCGAGTTCAAGGGCAAGCTCGGGCTGGAAGCGGTGCGCGGGGTGAAGACGATCAACGAGATCGCGCAGGAGCACGACGTGCATCCGCAGTTGGTGACGCAGTGGAAGAAGGAGATTCTGGAGAACGCCGGCGCGCTGTTCGACGTCAAGCGCGGGCCGAAGCCGGTGGACGAAAGCAGTCCCGAGGACAAGCTGTACAGCGAGATCGGCAAGTTGAAGATGCAGGTGGATTGGCTCAAAAAAAAGCTTGGGG GAATGAGTCCTGCCGAGCGGGCACGGTGGATTGCGCGGGAAGACGCGATGCCGCTGACCATGCAGTGCGAACTGGCCGGCGTGCCGCGTTCGACGGTGTATCGGCGGCTGGAAGCGGTAACACGCCAGGCATGCATGAACGAGGAAGACGACCGATTGCGCGCCCTGATCGACGAGGAATACACCGGCCGGCCGTTCTACGGTAGCCGGCGCATGGCGGTGTTCCTGCGAGGTCGAGGGCACCAGGTCAATCGCAAGCGCGTGCAGCGCTTGATGCGGGAAATGGGTCTGGCGGGCATGGCGCCGGGGCCGGCGACGAGCAAGCCGCATCCGCAGCACAAGGTCTATCCATACCTGTTGCGCGGGGTAGCAGTCACGCGACCGAACCAGGTGTGGAGTACGGATCTGACCTATATCCGCCTGGCGCGTGGCTTTGCCTACCTGGTGGCGATCATCGACTGGTACTCGCGCCGGGTACTGGCCTGGCGCATCAGCAACAGCATGGACGCGTCGTTCTGCGTGGACTGCCTGGAAGATGCGCTGCGCCACCACGGCAGGCCGGATGTATTCAACAGCGACCAGGGCGCGCAGTTCACCAGCGACGCCTTTACCGGCGTGCTCAAGCGCGAAGGTGTGGCGATCAGCATGGACGGACGCGGGCGGGCGCTGGACAACATCTTCGTCGAGCGCTTGTGGCGCAACGTGAAGTACGAAGACGTGTACCTGAAGGGTTATGCCAACATGCCCGAACTAACAGTCGGCCTGGCGCAGTACTTTGTGTTCTACAACGCCGAGCGACCGCATCAGGCGTTGAGATATGAGACGCCGGATCATGTCTACCGCGCCGGTGTCGGAGGCGGTGCGCTGATCGTCGACAGGTTCGGCGACGCGGGCCTAGAGCAAGAAAAAATCGGCAGTACGGGGCAGCGCCGGGCAGCTGCTGAAGTGGAAACGGACACAGCTTAA